A genomic region of Antennarius striatus isolate MH-2024 chromosome 4, ASM4005453v1, whole genome shotgun sequence contains the following coding sequences:
- the LOC137593757 gene encoding ubiquitin-conjugating enzyme E2 H-like, with the protein MSSPSPGKRRMDTDVVKLIESKHEVTILSGLNEFVVKFHGPPGSAYEGGVWKVRVDLPDKYPFKSPSIGFMNKIFHPNIDEASGTVCLDVINQTWTALYDLTNIFESFLPQLLAYPNPIDPLNGDAAAMYLHRPEDYKHKIKEYIQRYATEEALKEQEEGGGDSSSESSMSDFSEDEAQDMEL; encoded by the exons CATTGAGAGCAAACACGAGGTCACCATCCTCAGTGGACTCAATGAGTTTGTGGTCAAGTTCCATGGACCCCCAGGAT cgGCGTATGAAGGAGGGGTGTGGAAGGTGCGGGTGGACCTACCGGATAAATATCCCTTCAAATCACCTTCAATAG gattcatgaataaaatatttcatcccAACATTGATGAAGC ATCAGGAACTGTGTGTTTAGATGTCATTAACCAGACATGGACAGCTCTCTATG ACCTCACCAACATCTTTGAGTCATTCCTCCCTCAGCTGCTTGCCTATCCCAACCCCATCGATCCTCTAAACGGAGATGCAGCTGCCATGTACCTACACCGACCAGAGGATTATAAACACAAGATCAAAG AGTACATCCAAAGGTACGCTACAGAGGAGGCTCtaaaggagcaggaggaaggagggggcgACTCCTCTTCTGAGAGCTCGATGTCAGACTTTTCGGAGGACGAGGCTCAGGACATGGAGTTGTAG